A stretch of Girardinichthys multiradiatus isolate DD_20200921_A chromosome 20, DD_fGirMul_XY1, whole genome shotgun sequence DNA encodes these proteins:
- the cav3 gene encoding caveolin-3 encodes MADQYQYNTNEEKIVKDSHTKEIDLINRDPKQINEDVVKVEFEDIIAEPDGTHSLDGVWKLSYTTFTVSKYWCYRILSAIFGIPVALLWGFLFACISFCHIWAVVPCIKSCLIESQCVSRIYSLCIQTFCDPFFEALGKIFSSVRVALRKEV; translated from the exons ATGGCGGATCAGTACCAGTACAACACCAACGAGGAGAAGATTGTAAAGGACAGCCACACCAAGGAAATTGATCTGATCAACAGAGACCCCAAGCAGATCAATGAGGACGTGGTGAAG GTGGAGTTTGAGGATATAATCGCAGAGCCTGATGGCACACACAGCCTGGACGGAGTGTGGAAGCTCAGCTACACCACCTTTACTGTGTCCAAATACTGGTGCTACCGCATCCTGTCCGCGATCTTCGGCATCCCAGTCGCTCTACTCTGGGGCTTCCTGTTCGCCTGCATCTCCTTCTGCCACATCTGGGCCGTGGTTCCCTGCATCAAAAGCTGCCTGATTGAGTCACAGTGCGTCAGCCGCATTTACTCACTGTGCATTCAGACCTTCTGTGATCCCTTCTTTGAAGCTCTGGGCAAGATTTTCAGCAGTGTCCGCGTGGCACTGCGCAAAGAAGTCTAA